Proteins from one Salmo salar chromosome ssa07, Ssal_v3.1, whole genome shotgun sequence genomic window:
- the LOC106590880 gene encoding microsomal glutathione S-transferase 1 — MAELTHMIDSEVFLAFSTYATIVVLKMMLMSPMTGYFRLTRKAFANQEDTSLVSSTEDKKKMVRVDPDVERVRRCHQNDLENIIPFVVIGLLYTLTGPDLSTALLHFRVFVGSRLFHTVAYVLPLRQPSRAVAFLIGLVTTSSMAYRVLIIALYL, encoded by the exons ATGGCAGAACTAACTCATATGATCGACAGCGAGGTGTTCCTGGCCTTCTCTACCTACGCCACTATCGTCGTCCTCAAGATGATGCTAATGTCTCCTATGACTGGATACTTCAGACTCACCAGAAAG GCATTTGCTAACCAGGAGGACACCAGTCTGGTCTCCTCTACAGAGGACAAGAAGAAGATGGTCAGGGTGGATCCTGATGTGGAGAGAGTACGAAG aTGCCACCAGAACGACCTGGAGAACATCATTCCGTTCGTAGTGATTGGTCTGCTGTATACCCTGACGGGGCCAGACCTCTCCACTGCTCTGCTCCACTTCCGGGTGTTTGTTGGTTCCAGGCTCTTCCACACGGTGGCCTACGTCCTCCCCCTGCGCCAGCCCAGCAGAGCTGTGGCCTTCCTCATCGGACTGGTCACCACCAGCTCTATGGCCTATAGGGTCCTGATTATAGCACTTTATCTGTAG